A stretch of Gossypium hirsutum isolate 1008001.06 chromosome A06, Gossypium_hirsutum_v2.1, whole genome shotgun sequence DNA encodes these proteins:
- the LOC107962338 gene encoding probable sarcosine oxidase yields the protein MGYSDFEFDVIVVGAGVMGSSTAYQLAKRGQKTLLLEQFDFLHHRGSSHGESRTIRATYPEDYYFGLVDESYRLWEQAQSEIGFKVYFKAQQFDMGPSDTKSLLSVIATCRKNAIRYQVLDHREVAERFSGRINIPEDWIGVSCELGGIIKPTKAVSMFQMLAFKNGACLKDNIKVVSINKDGDRGLKVAASNGEIFWGKKCVVTVGGWMRNLVKTVCGIELPIQPLETNVCYWRIKDGHEVEYTIGNDFPTFASYGHPYIYGTPSLEYPGLIKVAVHGGYQCNPDKRPWGPGLVPDSLKQWVEQRFKGKVDSSKPVITQLCVYSMTPDEDFVIDFLGGEFGKDVVIGGGFSGHGFKMSPAIGRILADLALIGKAKGVELKQFRIARFEENPRGNIKEYEDQVGLLKSTL from the coding sequence ATGGGATATTCGGACTTTGAATTTGACGTAATCGTCGTAGGGGCGGGCGTCATGGGGAGCTCCACGGCGTACCAACTAGCCAAAAGAGGCCAAAAAACGCTACTCCTCGAGCAGTTTGACTTTCTCCACCATCGAGGTTCGTCTCACGGCGAGTCACGCACCATACGAGCAACGTACCCTGAAGACTACTACTTCGGCTTGGTCGATGAGTCCTATCGGTTGTGGGAGCAGGCTCAATCTGAAATCGGGTTCAAGGTTTACTTCAAGGCCCAACAGTTCGACATGGGTCCATCCGACACCAAGAGTCTCCTTTCTGTGATCGCTACTTGTCGAAAGAACGCCATCCGGTACCAAGTCCTCGATCACCGGGAAGTCGCTGAAAGATTTTCGGGACGGATCAATATACCGGAGGACTGGATTGGTGTGTCGTGCGAGCTTGGCGGCATCATCAAGCCCACCAAGGCAGTGTCAATGTTCCAAATGCTGGCTTTCAAGAATGGTGCATGCCTTAAGGACAACATCAAAGTGGTTAGCATAAACAAAGATGGTGACCGAGGACTGAAGGTAGCTGCAAGTAACGGTGAAATTTTTTGGGGCAAAAAATGTGTGGTGACAGTGGGTGGTTGGATGAGAAATTTGGTTAAAACGGTGTGCGGCATTGAACTTCCTATCCAACCATTGGAAACCAATGTATGTTATTGGCGGATTAAGGACGGACACGAGGTCGAGTATACaattggaaatgattttccgacGTTCGCTAGCTACGGACATCCATACATTTATGGAACACCGTCACTGGAGTACCCGGGATTGATTAAAGTAGCAGTACATGGAGGCTATCAATGTAACCCAGACAAAAGGCCATGGGGACCAGGACTTGTGCCCGACTCATTAAAGCAATGGGTTGAGCAAAGATTCAAAGGGAAAGTCGATTCGAGCAAACCAGTCATAACTCAATTGTGTGTGTACTCGATGACACCTGATGAGGATTTCGTGATCGATTTTTTGGGAGGGGAGTTCGGGAAGGATGTGGTGATCGGAGGTGGGTTTTCAGGTCATGGGTTCAAGATGTCACCCGCGATAGGGAGGATATTGGCTGATTTAGCGCTTATAGGAAAGGCAAAGGGAGTTGAGCTAAAACAGTTCAGGATAGCAAGATTTGAGGAGAATCCTAGAGGGAACATTAAGGAATATGAAGATCAAGTTGGGTTATTAAAAAGTACATTGTGA